Proteins encoded by one window of Cannabis sativa cultivar Pink pepper isolate KNU-18-1 chromosome 4, ASM2916894v1, whole genome shotgun sequence:
- the LOC115712318 gene encoding cytochrome P450 71B26: MLFLLLALLLTLIFLVKNKIKANNENKPKLPPAPPKLPIIGNLHQLGSLPHQSLWNLSKTYGHIMGLHFGTVPAIVISSAEAAEEVLKTNDLACCNRPTLTGPTKLSYNNIDITFSPYGEHWRQIRKLCSLKLLSSKSVQSFDFIRDEEIHSLNDFLRESSVSATPVNLSVKMSTLMASMTFRTAFGKRFPECGLDSDEFEEMIHRAMGVVGTFAFSDLFPHVGWIVDRLSGAHAKCENIFRELDDFFQIVIAEHLNRTPEKGREDLVDLLLSMETGEDDSTNEEPFTRDCTKALIMDIFVAGVDTASITVTWAMAELAKNPRVMKKIQDEIRNYCLKKNKVMITESDIDQLHYLKMVVKETLRLHPASPILLRKSISQFKVGGYQINPKTLIQVNFYAIGRDPKYWHSPEEFIPERFNDNSIDFKGQNFEYLPFGSGRRGCPGMTMGLTMVEFTLANLLCCFDWKLPVGMKESDIEMGEGAGFTIFKKSALKLVPVSYQWPLEIQT; this comes from the exons atgttgtttcttcttcttgccTTGCTTTTAACTCTAATTTTTCTTGTGAAAAATAAGATCAAAGCCAATAATGAAAACAAGCCAAAACTTCCTCCTGCTCCTCCAAAACTTCCAATCATAGGTAACTTACACCAACTTGGTTCACTACCCCATCAATCTCTATGGAATCTCTCAAAAACATATGGCCATATTATGGGGCTTCATTTTGGGACAGTACCAGCCATAGTTATATCTTCAGCTGAAGCTGCAGAAGAGGTCTTGAAAACCAATGACTTGGCTTGTTGCAATAGGCCAACTTTAACTGGCCCTACAAAACTTTCTTACAACAACATTGACATAACTTTCTCACCTTATGGTGAACATTGGAGGCAGATAAGGAAACTATGTTCTCTCAAGTTACTCAGCAGCAAGAGTGTTCAATCCTTTGATTTCATTAGAGATGAAGAAATTCATTCTCTTAATGATTTTCTCCGCGAGTCATCGGTTTCAGCCACTCCTGTTAATCTCAGTGTCAAGATGTCTACTCTTATGGCAAGCATGACTTTCAGGACAGCCTTTGGGAAGAGATTTCCTGAGTGTGGACTCGACAGCGACGAGTTTGAAGAAATGATTCATCGCGCAATGGGTGTCGTCGGAACCTTTGCATTCTCTGATCTGTTTCCTCATGTGGGATGGATTGTTGATAGACTGAGTGGTGCTCATGCCAAATGTGAGAATATCTTCCGTGAATTGGATGATTTCTTTCAAATTGTGATTGCTGAGCATCTAAATCGAACCCCAGAAAAAGGGAGAGAAGATCTTGTTGATTTGCTGCTGAGCATGGAGACTGGTGAAGATGACTCCACCAATGAAGAACCTTTCACTAGAGATTGTACTAAGGCACTCATCATG GATATATTTGTTGCTGGAGTGGACACAGCTTCGATCACAGTAACTTGGGCAATGGCAGAGCTAGCTAAAAATCCAAGGGTGATGAAGAAAATACAAGATGAAATCAGAAATTATtgtttgaagaaaaacaaagttATGATCACTGAAAGTGACATTGACCAACTTCATTATCTCAAAATGGTTGTGAAAGAGACTCTGAGGTTACACCCTGCATCACCAATTTTGCTAAGAAAAAGCATATCTCAATTCAAGGTTGGTGGCTATCAAATTAATCCAAAAACACTCATTCAAGTAAACTTTTATGCCATAGGAAGGGATCCTAAATATTGGCATAGCCCAGAAGAGTTCATCCCAGAAAGGTTTAATGATAACTCCATTGATTTCAAAGGGCAAAACTTTGAGTACTTGCCATTTGGATCAGGTCGAAGAGGGTGCCCAGGGATGACTATGGGACTGACTATGGTGGAGTTCACACTAGCCAATCTCTTGTGCTGCTTTGATTGGAAATTGCCAGTTGGGATGAAGGAGTCGGATATTGAAATGGGGGAGGGGGCTGGATTTACAATCTTTAAGAAATCTGCTCTTAAACTTGTCCCAGTTAGCTATCAATGGCCCTTGGAGATTCAAACATAG